From Schistocerca americana isolate TAMUIC-IGC-003095 chromosome 11, iqSchAmer2.1, whole genome shotgun sequence, the proteins below share one genomic window:
- the LOC124553278 gene encoding speckle-type POZ protein-like: MEAVQEASLGALLDAGDGSVVALVAGDTRLVAHRAVLAARSPVIAAMFRHGTPETSSGQLTVPDVEGPVLQELLGYLYTLQAPQLPGMAHQLLAAADRYGVSVLKAECEQQVAAQLSVETAAATAVLAIRHSADSLKQAAVAYIKAHLVSVMATQAWADAMRGQPEDLIEVCRLVSDPPVEAR, translated from the coding sequence ATGGAAGCAGTGCAGGAGGCCAGCCTGGGCGCCCTGCTGGACGCTGGGGACGGCTCCGTGGTGGCTCTGGTGGCCGGCGACACGCGGCTGGTGGCGCACAGGGCCGTCCTGGCCGCCAGGAGCCCCGTGATTGCCGCCATGTTCCGCCACGGCACACCGGAGACCAGCAGCGGCCAGCTCACAGTCCCTGACGTGGAGGGCCCAGTACTGCAAGAGCTGCTGGGCTACCTCTACACCCTGCAGGCGCCCCAGCTGCCCGGCATGGCCCACCAGCTGCTGGCCGCCGCTGACAGATACGGAGTGTCCGTCCTGAAGGCAGAGTGTGAGCAGCAGGTGGCCGCACAGCTGTCCGTCGAGACTGCGGCGGCCACCGCTGTCCTCGCGATTAGGCACTCTGCTGACAGCCTGAAGCAGGCCGCCGTCGCCTACATCAAGGCCCACTTGGTGAGTGTGATGGCCACGCAGGCCTGGGCAGATGCAATGCGTGGCCAGCCTGAAGATTTGATCGAAGTGTGTCGGCTGGTATCTGATCCACCAGTGGAAGCCAGGTGA